A single region of the Brachypodium distachyon strain Bd21 chromosome 3, Brachypodium_distachyon_v3.0, whole genome shotgun sequence genome encodes:
- the LOC100836270 gene encoding cytochrome b561 and DOMON domain-containing protein At4g17280 → MSVARVLALFLVSAAVVSSPVRAASAGGACTADKFSNNRVYAACADLPTLGASVHWTYDAAASSLSVAFLATPPSAGGWVAWGLNPTGQGMSGTQALVAAPTAASGGAYGVQTYDISGYSLGSPGPIAYKTSGLAAEAGADGRVRMFGTLVLGNSTGQEVNQVWQVGSVSGGSIGVHAMAAANTGAKGKLNLVTGASTASGGGGSVLRKKNTHGILNAVSWGILLPMGAIVARYIKTFKSADPAWFYVHVACQLIGYGVGVAGWATGIHLGNLSKGITYSLHRNIGIAVFALGTLQIFALFLRPKKEHKLRVYWNVYHHSVGYTILILGIVNIFKGMNILSVEQKWKTAYIIAIGILGGIAVVLEVITWSIVLKRRKTEQDKAYNGGASNGHLPLSM, encoded by the exons ATGTCCGTCGCGCGGGTTCTCGCCCTGTTCCTAGTCTCCGCCGCGGTTGTCTCGTCGCCGGTGCGCGCGGCGTCGGCCGGGGGCGCGTGCACGGCGGACAAGTTCTCCAACAACAGGGTGTACGCGGCGTGCGCGGACCTACCGACCCTGGGCGCGTCCGTGCACTGGACCTACGACGCCGCGGCCTCGTCCCTCTCCGTCGCCTTCCTCGCGACCCCGCCCTCCGCCGGCGGCTGGGTCGCCTGGGGCCTCAACCCGACCGGCCAGGGCATGAGCGGCACGCAGGCGCTCGTCGCCGCGCCCACGGCCGCCTCCGGCGGCGCGTACGGCGTCCAGACCTACGACATCTCCGGATACTCGCTCGGCTCCCCCGGGCCCATCGCGTACAAGACCTCGGGCCTGGCCGCcgaggccggcgccgacggccgcGTCCGGATGTTCGGCACGCTCGTGCTCGGGAACAGCACCGGGCAGGAGGTCAACCAGGTCTGGCAGGTCGGGTCCGTCTCCGGCGGGAGCATCGGCGTccacgccatggccgccgccaacACCGGCGCCAAGGGGAAGCTCAACCTCGTTACCGGGGCCAGCACCGCCAGCGGCGGTGGGGGCAGCGTCCTCAGGAAGAAAAAT ACACACGGAATCCTGAATGCTGTGAGCTGGGGGATTCTACTGCCCATGGGGGCCATAGTTGCTAGATATATCAAGACATTCAAGTCAGCGGATCCTGCTTGGTTCTACGTCCATGTAGCTTGCCAGCTGATTGGGTATGGCGTTGGCGTGGCTGGCTGGGCCACTGGTATTCACCTAGGAAATTTGTCCAAGGGGATCACCTACTCGCTCCACAGGAACATTGGCATCGCAGTGTTTGCTCTTGGCACCCTTCAG ATCTTTGCGCTGTTCTTGAGGCCCAAGAAGGAGCACAAGTTGCGGGTGTACTGGAACGTGTACCACCACTCGGTGGGCTACACGATCCTCATCCTGGGCATCGTCAACATCTTCAAGGGCATGAACATCCTGAGCGTGGAGCAGAAGTGGAAGACGGCGTACATCATCGCCATCGGCATCCTCGGCGGCATCGCCGTGGTCCTGGAGGTGATCACCTGGAGCATCGTcctgaagaggaggaagacggagCAGGACAAGGCCTACAACGGCGGCGCCTCCAACGGCCACTTGCCGCTCTCCATGTGA